The Esox lucius isolate fEsoLuc1 chromosome 5, fEsoLuc1.pri, whole genome shotgun sequence genome includes a region encoding these proteins:
- the LOC105026580 gene encoding NACHT, LRR and PYD domains-containing protein 3-like, whose protein sequence is MAPTIKKLLLETLEELVEDELKRFKWHLSEGVLENFPHIRKSQLEKADRQDTVDKMVKTYGHEGAVEMSLEILRKMNQNDLAEKLRGDSQTATFTLRHQATQPNSPKLSSFLMLFGCASSSILNGGKSDDRMRSKHKRKKTVEKPSKTFQKELKSNLVKQGNENLNMVYTEPCITDGGSDDVSNEPDVGQIETSRRPAKQKMPLNYSNIFQTSSGADRYIRTLMTVGVAGIGKTVSVQKFILDWSEGKANQDLQFLFPITFRDLNSLKEKKLSLIELINHFFKETKESGMSNYDDVNVLFIFDGLDDFEHPLDFQSIETCCDVRESTSVDVLLTNLIKGNLLPYAQIWITSRPAAANRIPPEYIDYVMEAQGFNDLQKEEFLKKKINDESLAIRVIEHIKSYRGLYMMCNIPEFCWISATVLEKIGVEPESGEMPKTITQMYGQFLAFQKKDGAESCVDLLWTKESILSMGKLAFQQLDKGNQIFFEEDLNNCGINDSEINLYSGVCTSLFVDNCEQSQGKVFNFKHPSVQAFLAALYVFLSFRLGENLMSKQKKDNRVNNFYKDAVDKALNSESGHLDLFLRFLLGLSLESNQGLLQGFLTETGNSSNNIEETIKYIKEKIRKNPSPESCVNLFICLTELNDHSLVEDIQRFLSSGSLSETKLSAAQWRALVFVLLTSSKELEEFDLRKYCRSEDGLLRNIPTLRVNRGARLEIIQKSSRLEVGLLRLLPVVKASQKAVLTHCNLSHSSCEALVSVLSSNSSLLKELDLNINNLEDSGVKRLSSGLTSIHCKLEILRLNRCNLTERCCEVLASVLSSNSSHLTNLDLSDNDLKDSGVKLLSVGLAKPECKLEILRLSGCLVTVDGFTSLNLAVSSKRSHLRELDLSYNHPGDIGVKLFSKALKNTSNKLQKIIVEPKGEIWLKPGLKKCKY, encoded by the exons ATGGCTCCAACCATTAAGAAGCTGCTTCTAGAAACCCTGGAGGAGCTGGTTGAAGACGAGCTGAAGAGATTCAAGTGGCACTTGTCAGAAGGTGTGCTGGAAAACTTTCCTCATATCCGAAAGAGTCAACTGGAAAAAGCTGATAGGCAGGATACTGTAGATAAGATGGTGAAGACCTATGGCCATGAGGGAGCTGTGGAAATGTCACTAGAGATCCTGAGGAAGATGAACCAGAATGATCTTGCTGAGAAGCTTCGTGGAGACAGCCAAACAG CTACGTTCACACTCCGTCATCAAGCAACCCAGCCGAATTCACCGAAATTAT CAAGCTTCCTGATGCTGTTTGGATGTGCCAGTTCTTCAATCTTGAATGGAGGAAAATCAGACGACAGAATGAGATCCAAGCATAAAAGAAAAA AAACTGTTGAAAAGCCATCTAAGACCTTCCAAAAGGAACTGAAATCCAATCTGGTCAAACAAGGAAATGAAAATCTTAACATGGTCTACACAGAGCCTTGCATCACAGATGGTGGAAGTGATGATGTTAGTAATGAACCTGATGTTGGACAGATTGAGACATCTAGAAGACCAGCGAAACAAAAGATGCCCCTCAATTACAGTAACATCTTTCAAACCTCATCTGGAGCAGACAGATATATCAGAACTCTAATGACAGTGGGAGTTGCTGGTATTGGGAAAACTGTGTCAGTGCAGAAgttcattcttgattggtctgaaggaaaagccaatcaGGATCTTCAGTTCCTTTTTCCAATTACTTTCCGGGATCTGAATTCACTGAAGGAGAAAAAACTCAGTTTGATTGAACTTATCAATCACTTTTTTAAGGAAACCAAAGAATCAGGGATGTCTAATTATGATGACGTCAATGTTTtgttcatctttgatggtctTGATGACTTTGAACATCCTCTTGACTTCCAGAGCATTGAGACCTGTTGTGATGTCAGAGAGTCTACCTCTGTGGATGTGCTTTtgacaaacctcatcaagggGAATCTGCTTCCTTATGCTCAAATTTGGATAACCTCtcgacctgcagcagccaatcgcATCCCTCCTGAATACATTGACTATGTGATGGAAGCACAAGGATTCAATGACCTTCAGAAGGAAGAGTTTCTCAAGAAGAAAATTAATGATGAGAGCCTGGCCATAAGGGTCATTGAACACATTAAGTCATACAGGGGCCTCTACATGATGTGCAACATACCAGAGTTTTGTTGGATTTCTGCCACAGTACTGGAGAAAATTGGAGTTGAACCAGAGAGTGGAGAGATGCCAAAGACTATCACTCAGATGTATGGGCAGTTCCTAGCATTTCAGAAGAAGGATGGTGCAGAAAGTTGTGTGGATCTTCTGTGGACAAAGGAGAGCATCCTGTCCATGGGTAAACTGGCATTCCAACAGCTGGATAAAGGCAATCAGATATTCTTTGAGGAAGATCTAAATAACTGTGGAATTAATGATAGTGAGATCAATTTGTACTCAGGTGTGTGCACATCGCTTTTTGTGGACAATTGTGAGCAGTCCCAGGGGAAGGTGTTCAACTTTAAACATCCAAGCGTTCAGGCATTTCTGGCAGctctgtatgtgtttctgtcctTCAGACTGGGTGAGAACCTAATGTCCAAACAGAAAAAAGACAACCGTGTAAACAATTTCTATAAAGATGCAGTGGACAAGGCTTTGAATAGTGAGAGTGGACATCTGGACTTGTTTCTACGCTTCCTATTGGGCCTCTCACTGGAGTCCAATCAGGGTCTCCTACAAGGCTTTCTGACCGAGACTGGAAACAGCTCAAATAACATTGAAGAAACAATAAAGTACATCAAAGAGAAAATCAGAAAAAATCCCTCTCCAGAAAGTTGCGTCAATCTTTTCATATGTTTGACTGAGCTGAATGACCATTCCCTAGTGGAGGATATCCAAAGGTTTTTGAGCTCAGGAAGTCTCTCAGAAACCAAACTGTCAGCTGCACAATGGCGAGCTCTGGTTTTTGTGTTGCTGACTTCAAGTAAAGAGCTGGAGGAGTTTGACCTAAGAAAATACTGTAGATCAGAGGATGGTCTTCTTAGAAATATCCCAACACTCAGAGTGAACAGAGGTGCTCG GTTAGAGATCATCCAAAAAAGCTCCAGGTTGGAGGTTGGTCTTCTGCGGCTGCTGCCAGTAGTCAAGGCCTCCCAAAAAGCTGT GTTGACTCATTGCAACCTCTCACATAGTAGCTGTGAAGCATTGGTCTCAGTCCTCAGCTCAAACTCTTCTCTCCTGAAAGAGTTGGACCTCAACATCAATAACCTAGAGGATTCAGGAGTAAAACGTCTATCTTCTGGATTGACAAGTATACACTGTAAACTGGAGATACTGAG GCTGAATCGATGCAACCTCACTGAGAGATGCTGTGAAGTGCTGGCCTCAGTTCTCAGCTCAAACTCGTCACACCTAACAAACTTGGACCTGAGTGACAACGACCTGaaggattcaggagtgaagcTGCTCTCTGTTGGATTAGCAAAACCAGAGTGCAAACTGGAGATCCTAAG gttgtctggctgtcttGTCACAGTGGATGGGTTTACTTCTCTGAATTTAGCGGTGTCGTCTAAGCGCTCACACCTGAGAGAGCtagatctgagctacaatcacccaggagacaTAGGAGTAAAGCTTTTCTCCAAAGCACTGAAGAACACAAGCAATAAACTtcagaaaataat tGTGGAACCTAAAGGGGAGATCTGGTTAAAACCTGGTCTAAAGAAATGTAAGTATTAA